TCAAATATGCCACTTGATTTTGCTTTGGAGTCTCTATGCCAAGATTTCCTATAATGATAGTATAGTTTTTTgttgtctttttattttcaatcatgtaccattaaagaaaaaacatttttaaaatattgctaATTATTTGCCACACATTTGTCCTTCTCTCAcacattgtttttatttatattattcctttcttttattaaatatatttaattgagaAATTAATTCTTATAGTAAGTAGTTGATAGTTACAAATTTGATTTGAGTAAatatatgattataaatatgatcAGGGTGAAATTAATaacaatacaataaatataggtttattgaataatatatgattcgtttaataaaaaaaattgatctaaTAGTTCTAAATTAAAAGTTGCATATCTaagtatgttatttttaaatttaatttaaaatctagattatcatgtaatttttgtataaattattattattattattactaatttaatttgaaatctaGATTTAACCACTCATAAATATTCGAGTCTCTCTCATATAGATTCTTTCAAATCAATGGTTGTGACTAAATTAAATTTCGATCTAACGGCCCCTAAATGTTCATATCTCCTTTATATAGATTCTTTCAAATTATTGGTTGTAGTCAAATTAAAATCTTGATCTAATGTCTCCTAAGTGTTCAAATCTACTTTATGTAGATTGAATCGAATCAACGGTTGctatcaattcaaaatttcaatcaatgaTTCAAAAAGTTTCAAGTCTCCTTTATACATAGTATGTAGATATAGATAGATAATCAAATCAATTGTTGTAAAATTATAATCTTGATTTAATGGCACCCAAATGTTCAagtatgttatatatttattgcaTGAAATTAATAGTTGTTGTCAAATTAGAATTTCGATTCAATGActcacaaattttaaattatctttacaTATAGTATATAGAATATAGATTTGTTCACTTTTGtaccattaattatttttgcttaaaataattattatgaaactCAACAatcatttataatatatgacaattggagatataaggttggctCAGTggttaaaaaaacatatgaaaGGAGAATAAAGGGGGGAGAGGTCCCGGATTCGAATCTCTCAACTAACATTTATAACAAAACTAACCTACTAACATTTATCGATGAAAAAAGGtgacaatttataattaaatgtcaaCATAGAAATCTTATACTATCAATATATTTCAATAACCCAAATTTCAACAAACCTCAACCattgtcatttttgttttaaattgttCCCTGCCTCGTTTAGAAGAACAAGTATAGTTTTCTTTTAACAAACGTCATCACAAAATCTTCAACTGTGAACCAAAGTCCAAATAGACATACCAATTCTTAGAATTATGCTATCTAACGTTAAGTAATGTATATTgttaattttgcatttttttttatcaaaatcggttattcaaattttcttctttattaaAAGTTGGCTTAAATATGACTCTTGATATATACTCGACTTTTGCATTTGATTCctgataaatttttctttcgAATCTACTTcctgatatttaaaattttgttttagataTCTGTCATCAGTTAAGTCGGATGTGTtcgttaaatatttgataacgcGATTTATGACAACTCAAAAACCGCTTGTattaatttgtttcaaaatcaaattaaaaattaatttttttcctctcataTTCCACCCTTCTTTTTCGCCTCTCTCTCTTCCgtcatcttttctttcttcctcctGGATGGAAGTTCAAAAAACCACCCCAAAACTATAACAATCTACGATTTGTGAGGTTGTTGATCTCAATCTGCAAAACCTGCTCCAGCAACCGATCAAATTTGGATGGCAACAGACAAGCGGGACCTCTCGCCGTCGAAGCTGTCATAGTATAACTCAAAGCTGCTCTTGTCGTCCTTCCCCGGTCCCTAAAGCATGATCATCAGGTTGAACATCGGCGACGATGGAGTCACTCGTTGTTATGGTTCGAAGGAAGTCGCGTTTGAGCGAAAGATGAAGAGAGCGTTCTAAAGGCTATCTTCCTTCACGCACCTTCCTAACTCGCGCCCGCCTCACGCTCAACCGAATCCTCACCTCCCTCACAAAGGCAAAGTGCTTCCCCGCCGCAATTTTCCTCTACGCCTAAATGGAGTCTGACGCTACCCCTGCCACGTCACTCTCACCATCCTCATCAACTGCTTTTGCCATGTCGACAAGGTCGTTCTCTCCTTCTCCGTCTTTGGGAAGTTTCTCAAGCGTGACCTCTCCTATGATGTCACCACGCTCATCAATGGCCTCTGCCTCAACAATGTTGTTTCCACTGTACTTAAATTTCACAACGAAATGGTCATAGATGGCTTCAAATCCAACAAAATCACTTGATGGAGGAAATGGCTTGGAAGGGTGTTTTTGTTGATGTTTATGTGTTTATtgttttgattgatgtgttttgTAAGAAGGGGATAGCGGCGGGGGGGAGGCATAGGAGGTGTTTGAAAAAATGattaagagaattttttttaaacaaatactGGTGATTTTTGAGTCATCACAAATCgtgttatcaaatatttaatggaCACGTCATTACTTAATTAATGACATtgatctaaaaataatttaaaatatcaggGAGtagatgcaaaaaaaaattatcagatATCAAACACAAAAGTCAGATATATACTAgagataaaaaacaatttaagtcttaaaaattGGTCTAATATTCTTAGAAATTATAATTACGTTACAAAGTTTAAAGAACCATCatatatgagaaaataaataataaacatagtAATTTCAGTGACTAGAAAAAGGAATCAAGatccttgttaaaaaaaaaaaaaggaaaaaaagaagaagaaatgaagatATAATCTATTCCTTGAAAATTAGCAAATCAATTGGCAGAGAGATCGTCAGTGGACCTGGCACAATTACAACACACACTATTGAATCAATCACAAAAACCTATTAGTCAATCATAAgtacactttttttcttttttctttctacaaAACCTATGTGTGGCATATCATGGTTTAGACACTATAATAATAGGAGGACGAAGAAGAGGAGGATGAGATCTTTTCAAGAACTTGTAGCACCTCCTTCATTGGAGGCCTTTTTTGCGGAACGCTAGACATACAACTATACCCTAGCTTGAAGTAGGCCAACAAGGCCTCCTCCCTACACTCCATGTCGGCCCGTATAGCCATATCAACCATGCGCAAGGCCCGATTATTATCCTCCACCAAAAGCCCGGGCCCTTGGCCCATATCATCCAAAACCACAATCTTCCCCGTTAGCAGCTCAAGAAACATGACCCCAAAAGAGTACACGTCCCACTTGGGGTGAGGCTTGAGGTTCCTGAGCGACTCGGGTGCATGGTAAGGAGACACACCACTTATTGAACTCGggcttgggcttgggcttggccCAAACGTGATATCTTGGAAACTATCTCGTGACGCTGTGGATCTCTTGCTCCCAAAAATACGCGCGGACCCGCCAGCCTTATAGCTTGTGTCACCCGTCACTATCCTCTCAAGCCCAAAGTCTCCAATCTTGGGCTCCATGTCGTTGCCTAACAGAATATTGCTAGGCTTCAAGTTTCCATGCACGTGCTTCTTCTCGTGGAGGTAAGCCAGCCCACGTGCCACCCCTTTTGCTATCTTGAGCCGGATTTCCCACGGCAAATGACTCGGCGATAGCCCCAACTTCCCTGTCAACATTCCAAGCACACAAATTTTTACTTTTCCATCATCATCATTCATCACCACAGTAACATTGACCAAAGTTGTTGCACCAAATACACTAATAACCAATActacttttcttttccttctacaCGAAAAtgcacaacagaacaattatttTGGTGTAACATGGGGAGAACTATAAGAACAATATAACAAGTTAATTGAGCGTGGCAGTGTTAATGAATGATACAAACATGAAATGCTCCTGTTTTTCGAGAGAGGACACGAGAAGAGTGtgacgagagagagagagaaacaaaatgGCATATTGGGTGTTCCCAATTATGGTTACGCGTTTCACTATCAGAAACGACCCATGGCACTATTACTACATCTCGACACGGTTGACTAGAGATGAATTAAGGTAAAAGGATTCAGTTGCAACTACTCTACCGTCGTTGTCAACATTATATCAAGCGCATTTTAACAAAACCCAAGCCACTAATGCTAACAAGGACACAGAACAAGAAGCGAAGAGAAGGGACATGAACATGAGTAATGACTTACTGTAACGAACATTGGCGAGGCAACCGTTCGGAATGAAGTCGTAGATGATGAGCTTCTCATCGTGTCCCCAATAGAATCCCCGAACGCGAACCAGATTAGGGTGCACCAGTTTAGCAATAACCCGAACCTGGTTCTCGAAGTCCTTGAACCGCTCCACGCCGCTCTCGCCAATTCTCCGAACCGCCAACGACGTGCCGTCTTCGAGCACGGCCTTGTACATTATGCTGGACCCCGTGGCGCCCAATATGTACGCCGAAGCCTTCAGCAGCGTTTCGAGCTCGAGTTGTCGTTCACCGTCCACCGTAACAAGAGTCCCCGTTTTGTTGTTCTCTTGTTGCGGACCCTtactattattgtgattatTATTAAGATTCTGGTTATTCTGTCCTGCGGCGGCGGCACCCTCCAAGTCGCTATCGGAAGAGCTTGTTGTCTCCGAAGACTCTTCCTCTTCCGTTCTCTTCCTCAAACACGACCACCTCGTGAAGCCTCTTGACTCCGAGGTTGTCGACGAAGAACTCTCGCTTCTGCTCCTTGTTATAGCCGCTTCGTTGTTCGTCTTTGaaccctcctcctccttctttttcttcaacCGGTACACGTAGACAAACAGCACGGCCAAGATTCCGACGCCGACGACGTCTCCCACCACGATTCCTATGATCGTTCCTTGTTTGAGACCACTCTGTTTCTGCCCCGTCGGCGCCAGCGGAGAATCGTCTAAATTCTTCGGGATTGCGGCGATTGCAGGAGGAGAAATAGGAGCGGAAGCTTTCGGTTCCGACGACGGCGAAGAAGGAATAGGACATGGGTTCTTTGTCATTTCTCCACACAGATTAACGTTGCCAGAGAAAGACTTCGAATTCTGATTCGTGAATACAGCGGAGTCAGGAACTTCGCCGGTTAAGTTGTTGAAAGAGAGATCAACGGTGGCGTTTCCCGGAATCCTCGCCGCGAACTCCGTCGGGATTTCGCCGGAGAATCTGTTGTAGGAGATGTTCAAGTAACGCATGACATCACCGCCGAAATCCGTGGGAAGAGAACCGTTCAAGAGGTTTGCAGACAGATCCAAAACCTGCAACGTTCTTAACCCGCTGGGAAGAAAGCCGAACAAGTAATTGTTCTTGAACGAAGCCTGAGTTAGGTTTTGCATGTTGGAAAAGCCTTCAGGCAATTTTCCCGCCAAGTCATTGTCGGAGAGGTTAAGAAACTCAAGATTCCGAAGCTGAGTTATGGACTCCGGAACCTCACCTGTGATAAGGTTGTTGGAGAGGTTAAGGAACCGAAGCTCGGAGGCTTGGGAGAGAGACGAAGGAAGAGACCCGTTAAGGGAGTTGTTGGAAAGGTCAAGAATTTGAAGATGTTCAATAGAACCCAGATCGGAAGGAACCGAACCTAGAAGCTGAGAATTGGGAAGAAACAACGATGTGACGCGGTTTTCCGTGGAACAAGAAACTCCGTTCCAGGAACACGGTGTCTCGTCACTGTAGTTCCAGTTTGCGAGAGCGTAGAGTGGGTCGTTTAACACAGCGTACTTGAAAGAGAGTAACAAAACACCGTCTCTACTTAGAGCACAACATTGGTTAACAAGAACCAATGAGATTATCAGAGTTTGAAAGAGGAGACTCATGATTTCATTTCACCCTATGATCCCACATCGCTGAGGGTAAGAAGAACGGTGGTAGAAAGAGGAGATAAAAGGGTAACGGGGATTTATTGCGATTGGACAGAGGGCCATGTGTCTGTgtatagaagaaaaataaaatatataaaacagcTCACCAAAAACCGAACCTCTTTACAAATATGCTCTCTGTGCAGCTACGCTGCTATGATTTATGGTTGAGCTCCAAATAGTTAACTACGTAATggcttctcttctctctctctctctctcttcatagTACTCTATTTGTAAAGTAATATGCGTGTATAGTATAGCATCTTTTTCTACTACTACTAGACATGCAGGTCGAGTtggaaaaatttgttatttgCAAACTCTTTTGTGGGGGATTGACTTCACAAGCTCCCCAATGATCGAATCCCTGTGTGAATATAATTATGCCTTTTggtctattttattatttaataatagttttacttgcgaatgaaaaaaaatattggctaCTACTTTATTGTAGCTAAATGGACAAGCTGTCATTTTGTTATGTTCTGTTCTACTTTACTGTTAAGGAAtggaaaaattgataaaaattctACGGCAAATAGATCTTCCTAGTTGGTAACTGGAGGCCATTATTTTCACCTTCGCGAAGGAACAGGGAAGGAGAAAGGATTTGAGAACCAAcggaaaatgtttttaaaaataggaaCAGAAATTAGAACAGTatgtttcttctcttgaaaTAATTTATGCATTGGCACAACATATAGCTGTGTGTCATGCCATTATTGAAGAGGGCCCCAAAACGTAATTCCACTATCCCGTGGCAACGTCCTCGTCTTTATtggattaaattaattgaagtgaaaaaaaagTCTGATCTCAATTCAGTGTCTCCAATTTTTAATTTGACTAGGAATAGGTTGGatttaacaaaagaaattaaactcCAATAATGtgataaatcaaaatttgaatctCTTGTTTGAAAAATCAAGGTTTGAATCTCTCATTTCAAGAGATGTTCATATTTATCCTATCCTAATTCGAACAggattattttcaaaagtagAGACATGTgcgaaatcaatttttttaatttgactaGCGATCGAATGATAGGTGTGACTGCGTGTGATGCCATGAATGAACATATAGTATTAAGGACCATCCCACATTGAATTTGATTACCGCGAGAACGAGAAGAGATATGGCCCCATTAATTAGCTAGGGGGGACAATAAATACATTGTACCATATCTAATCACCGTGGGAACCATCTTGTTTTTTCTTATAGTTGTCGATGAACTATAATCCATAAATTTGATGAGGATGGCTCAAAAACAATTCTATAGTACAACGACTCTGAGCAAAAAGCATCCTTATTTTGGCGGTGGACAAAAATCAAACGGACCCCCATTTTGTGTCTGTTTACATCTTTTATGAAACAATGGCAGATACTGTAGATTCGCCATTAGATTATTTGCAATTGCAAGGTAGCACCAATCCGAATTTTAGGTAACAGTTTTGGTCTTTTAGCGTAGTACAGAACAGATGATCCGTTTCAGACTTGAGGAACTAAACATTGATCAGGTTTCAGCTCACACACACATGGGAACGCATTATGACTTGCaccataattttattctttattagcTTGGCTCCtgcatgaattttttaatatttgttggcAGCTTTACTTAAttaccttttatttaaaaatccaaAAAGATATACCAAATTAGGCAATTAATTAGTACCCTTTTAAAAATTGGATCAAACTCAAGATTCAAAAGGTATGGTACCTGCTTTTTATATGGTGGAAAATTCACTTGGCAAACATGATCCAGACTAAAGTCTGTGTGACTTTTACTTTTCTGGCTCTATTAGTAGTAAAGCTCCTTTAATTCTTTTTCAATTAAGATCAACCCTTTTATTCTTTGATAGGAATAAAAGGTTAAAAGGGCTCTTAATTAAAGCATATGCACATCTTGCTTTTCTTTAATACATATTCTCTTCCCATGTAGAAAAAGGTGCTAAGAGCTATTAGAAAGGAGAAGGTTGGGGCCATGGCAGTTCGAGGGAGATCACCAAAAATGTTGCTTCAAGAAAGATTAGACTATGGTGGACGATCGATCGATAGATGATTTAAGATGCACCAAACCAACGGTTAATTAAGATTGTGACTGCATGTTAACTAAAACTAGCGCCCATAACACTACTAAACTACGAAAGTAACACGTACATATATGCTTAATTATGCTCAACCAACCCCCATCcaagagagaaatttaatttaaaacaaagatTAGTAAGCATTAATACTAACCAACTCCATACTAATggcaaaagagaaaacaaaaacaaatgtacAAGGGAATAAAAAAGGACTTGCAAATACACAATTTTAGAGGGAAAAAAATTTAGTGATGTCAATATCATTCCTTAATTCTTTCAATTAACACCTTTTGTATAGGTGATCTCAAACTTTGTGTAAAGATTCTGCCCCCCATGCCTTTAAGTTGGTGTACAATGATGAAGGGCCAAAAAGAAATTTGACTATTCATTGACCGAATGTAACACTTTAACTAATCAGTG
This genomic interval from Glycine max cultivar Williams 82 chromosome 5, Glycine_max_v4.0, whole genome shotgun sequence contains the following:
- the LOC100776204 gene encoding probable LRR receptor-like serine/threonine-protein kinase At4g37250; amino-acid sequence: MSLLFQTLIISLVLVNQCCALSRDGVLLLSFKYAVLNDPLYALANWNYSDETPCSWNGVSCSTENRVTSLFLPNSQLLGSVPSDLGSIEHLQILDLSNNSLNGSLPSSLSQASELRFLNLSNNLITGEVPESITQLRNLEFLNLSDNDLAGKLPEGFSNMQNLTQASFKNNYLFGFLPSGLRTLQVLDLSANLLNGSLPTDFGGDVMRYLNISYNRFSGEIPTEFAARIPGNATVDLSFNNLTGEVPDSAVFTNQNSKSFSGNVNLCGEMTKNPCPIPSSPSSEPKASAPISPPAIAAIPKNLDDSPLAPTGQKQSGLKQGTIIGIVVGDVVGVGILAVLFVYVYRLKKKKEEEGSKTNNEAAITRSRSESSSSTTSESRGFTRWSCLRKRTEEEESSETTSSSDSDLEGAAAAGQNNQNLNNNHNNSKGPQQENNKTGTLVTVDGERQLELETLLKASAYILGATGSSIMYKAVLEDGTSLAVRRIGESGVERFKDFENQVRVIAKLVHPNLVRVRGFYWGHDEKLIIYDFIPNGCLANVRYRKLGLSPSHLPWEIRLKIAKGVARGLAYLHEKKHVHGNLKPSNILLGNDMEPKIGDFGLERIVTGDTSYKAGGSARIFGSKRSTASRDSFQDITFGPSPSPSPSSISGVSPYHAPESLRNLKPHPKWDVYSFGVMFLELLTGKIVVLDDMGQGPGLLVEDNNRALRMVDMAIRADMECREEALLAYFKLGYSCMSSVPQKRPPMKEVLQVLEKISSSSSSSSYYYSV